Proteins encoded together in one Chitinophaga varians window:
- the ftsZ gene encoding cell division protein FtsZ: MIHFDLPKEKSSIIKVIGIGGGGSNAVNHMYSQRIEGVNFIICNTDAQAIANSPVPNKIQLGPHLTQGLGAGANPEIGKQATEESFEEIKKILEVNTKMAFITAGMGGGTGTGGAPIIARICKELGILTVGIVTTPFSYEGKKRMLQADEGVQRLKEYVDTLLIISNDKLRQKFGDLKFKAAFEKADNVLATAAKCITDVINSTGQINVDFADVCTVMRNGGVAILGASIAEGENRAQRAIEDALTSPLLNDNDIRGAKWILINISSSEGEFEHTLDEMDIIQAYVQSQAGEDCDVILGVGYDQTLDRKLGVTIIATGFEQKPIQQMKMTPSTPERTEPKIVMQLGKDGDEKKMNIQQSQGLLFQEPQDLMAPRLMEPVVSHPEPATGYTPPQQQAPIAPARQNYVLNVQQVPAQQPQQAPEQQLPVQQQPVQQHMPPQQQHMPPQQQHVQQPMQPQHVQQPVQQPNVNIIQPQAGSAAGGYLNRPANIYVEPGSTPTPPEMKMVYREEEPGNPLPPEVPMQHTSYEELEEQKRKQAERVAKLRSISFNVKNMDNNAEIENVPAYLRRNVALENGAGSAEHFYSNYTVSDPGQNNHTEINTINTFLDGKKPD; encoded by the coding sequence AATCTTCTATCATCAAGGTCATCGGCATTGGTGGCGGTGGAAGTAATGCGGTGAATCATATGTATAGCCAGCGCATTGAAGGGGTGAATTTTATTATCTGCAATACCGATGCTCAGGCTATTGCCAACAGTCCTGTGCCCAACAAAATACAGTTGGGACCGCACCTCACACAGGGCCTTGGTGCCGGCGCCAATCCCGAAATTGGTAAGCAGGCTACAGAAGAATCCTTTGAAGAAATCAAAAAAATACTGGAGGTGAATACCAAAATGGCCTTCATTACTGCCGGTATGGGCGGTGGCACCGGTACCGGTGGCGCACCCATCATCGCGCGGATATGTAAGGAACTGGGTATTCTGACCGTTGGTATTGTTACCACCCCGTTTTCTTATGAAGGAAAAAAGAGAATGCTGCAGGCCGATGAAGGCGTTCAACGCCTGAAGGAGTATGTAGATACCCTGCTGATCATCTCCAACGATAAATTAAGACAGAAATTCGGCGACCTGAAGTTCAAGGCCGCGTTCGAAAAAGCGGACAACGTACTGGCCACCGCTGCCAAATGTATCACCGACGTGATCAACTCCACCGGTCAGATCAACGTGGACTTTGCCGACGTATGCACCGTTATGCGTAACGGTGGCGTGGCCATCCTGGGTGCTTCCATCGCAGAAGGTGAAAACCGTGCTCAACGCGCTATCGAAGATGCACTGACTTCTCCGTTGCTGAACGACAACGATATCCGTGGCGCCAAATGGATACTCATCAATATCTCTTCTTCTGAAGGTGAATTTGAACACACCCTCGATGAAATGGATATCATCCAGGCTTACGTACAAAGCCAGGCCGGCGAGGATTGCGACGTGATCCTCGGTGTGGGCTACGACCAGACGCTGGACCGCAAACTGGGCGTTACCATCATCGCTACCGGTTTTGAACAGAAACCGATCCAGCAGATGAAAATGACCCCTTCCACTCCCGAACGTACCGAACCTAAAATCGTGATGCAACTGGGAAAAGACGGGGACGAGAAAAAAATGAACATCCAGCAGTCACAAGGTCTCCTGTTCCAGGAACCGCAGGACCTGATGGCCCCACGCCTGATGGAACCTGTAGTGTCCCATCCTGAACCTGCCACCGGCTACACCCCTCCGCAGCAACAGGCACCCATCGCACCTGCACGGCAGAACTATGTACTCAACGTACAACAGGTCCCTGCCCAGCAACCGCAGCAGGCCCCGGAACAACAACTGCCGGTTCAGCAACAACCGGTACAACAACACATGCCACCGCAGCAACAGCACATGCCGCCACAACAGCAGCATGTACAACAACCCATGCAGCCGCAACATGTGCAACAACCTGTTCAGCAGCCTAATGTGAATATAATACAGCCACAGGCCGGCAGCGCGGCAGGCGGTTACCTGAACCGTCCCGCTAACATCTACGTGGAGCCAGGCAGCACACCTACGCCCCCGGAAATGAAAATGGTGTACAGGGAAGAAGAACCAGGCAATCCGCTGCCTCCGGAAGTGCCCATGCAACACACTTCCTACGAAGAACTGGAAGAGCAAAAACGTAAACAGGCTGAAAGAGTGGCTAAACTGCGCAGCATCAGCTTCAACGTGAAAAACATGGACAACAACGCGGAAATTGAAAATGTTCCGGCTTATCTGCGTCGCAACGTAGCCCTGGAAAATGGTGCCGGCTCCGCCGAACACTTCTATTCCAACTACACCGTGAGCGATCCTGGCCAGAACAATCACACTGAGATAAATACTATCAATACATTTTTAGATGGGAAGAAGCCCGATTGA
- a CDS encoding DUF4091 domain-containing protein, translating into MVNKFFGVLVLLALQQNVWAQSGPAGDYQEKPDPRPVNKASWEAVKGNQPHVAFGSADIRYEKRNAPAEQSLASSWNAKAWKGERIHTQFLIWTTQPLNGVSIATSALQGSKGATIPASAITTGFVRYVMTDELNKDGSGCGYRKPENFDSSLVADGIDIQRTRDIAANQTQPVWLSIQVPAGTAAGVYKGTVKINAGGTVSSLPYEVEVLNHTLPAPKDWKFHLDLWQSPDAIARMYGVKPWSDAHFKAMTPYMQMLANAGQKCITATLIYDPWNSQTEDVYGSMIKWTKKKNGTWTYDYTIFDKWVEYMMGLGIKKEINCYSMIPWNLKFYYYDEAKGKDTLLIAKPGSPEYAAHWQPMLNDFVKHLKAKGWFNITTIAMDERPMADMQQALTLIRKADKDFKLSLAGSYHAPLDKDIYDFCVASKEPFPDEVLQARLKKGWPTTFYTCCTEGFPNTFTFSPPAEAAFMGWHAAYKGYTGYLRWAYNCWVKAPLQDSRFRAWAAGDTYFVYPGPRSSIRFERLVEGVQDYEKIRILREEFTKANNREGLSKLEKMLSPFDINAPKTTPAGDLLKTAKETLNAL; encoded by the coding sequence ATGGTGAACAAATTTTTTGGCGTGCTGGTGTTGCTGGCATTGCAACAAAACGTATGGGCCCAAAGTGGCCCGGCCGGCGACTATCAGGAGAAACCTGATCCCAGACCGGTCAACAAAGCTTCCTGGGAAGCTGTAAAAGGTAACCAGCCTCACGTTGCCTTCGGTTCCGCAGATATCCGTTATGAAAAAAGAAATGCACCCGCGGAACAAAGCCTGGCTTCCTCCTGGAACGCTAAAGCCTGGAAAGGTGAACGGATACATACCCAGTTTCTGATCTGGACCACGCAACCGCTCAATGGTGTAAGCATTGCTACCAGCGCGCTGCAGGGCAGCAAAGGGGCCACCATCCCCGCTTCCGCGATCACCACGGGTTTTGTAAGATATGTTATGACGGACGAGCTGAATAAAGACGGCAGCGGTTGTGGTTATCGTAAGCCGGAAAACTTTGATTCTTCCCTGGTGGCTGATGGCATTGACATCCAGCGTACCAGAGACATCGCCGCCAATCAAACGCAGCCCGTGTGGCTGAGCATACAGGTTCCCGCCGGTACCGCTGCAGGCGTGTATAAAGGCACTGTAAAAATCAATGCCGGCGGCACTGTCAGCAGTCTGCCCTACGAAGTGGAAGTGCTGAATCATACACTGCCGGCGCCGAAGGACTGGAAATTCCATCTGGACCTCTGGCAGAGCCCTGACGCTATCGCCCGTATGTATGGCGTAAAACCCTGGAGTGATGCGCATTTTAAAGCCATGACACCCTATATGCAGATGCTGGCCAACGCCGGTCAGAAATGTATCACTGCCACGCTTATTTATGACCCGTGGAACAGCCAGACGGAAGACGTATATGGCAGCATGATAAAATGGACCAAAAAGAAAAACGGTACGTGGACTTACGACTATACCATCTTCGACAAATGGGTGGAATATATGATGGGACTGGGCATTAAAAAGGAAATCAACTGCTACAGCATGATTCCCTGGAACCTGAAGTTCTACTACTATGACGAAGCCAAAGGAAAAGACACGCTGCTGATCGCGAAACCTGGTTCTCCGGAATATGCCGCACACTGGCAGCCCATGTTGAATGACTTTGTTAAACACCTGAAAGCCAAAGGCTGGTTCAATATCACCACTATCGCCATGGACGAGCGTCCTATGGCAGACATGCAACAGGCGCTGACACTCATCCGCAAGGCCGATAAAGACTTTAAACTATCACTGGCAGGCAGCTATCATGCACCACTGGACAAAGATATTTATGACTTCTGCGTGGCCTCCAAAGAGCCGTTTCCGGATGAAGTATTACAGGCAAGGCTGAAGAAAGGCTGGCCTACCACTTTCTATACCTGCTGCACCGAAGGGTTCCCTAACACATTTACTTTTTCACCTCCTGCGGAAGCCGCCTTTATGGGCTGGCATGCTGCCTACAAGGGATACACCGGTTATCTGCGCTGGGCTTATAACTGCTGGGTAAAAGCACCGTTGCAGGATAGCCGTTTCCGCGCCTGGGCAGCAGGAGACACCTACTTCGTATATCCGGGGCCGCGGTCATCTATACGGTTTGAGCGGCTGGTAGAAGGGGTGCAGGACTATGAGAAAATCCGTATTCTGCGGGAAGAATTCACAAAAGCCAATAATCGCGAGGGGTTGAGCAAACTGGAAAAGATGTTGTCCCCGTTTGATATTAACGCTCCGAAAACCACGCCGGCAGGCGATTTGCTGAAGACGGCCAAAGAAACACTGAATGCTTTATAA